ATCCACTGATGAATGTAACGTCTTTAATGCGTATTTATGGACACGCTTTTAAACTTTATGCCATTAAAAAAGTACCCTATATTAATTACGATGAAACATTAGCCGATAGCCAGCAGCACAATGGTAATAATAGTGAACATTAACTAATTATGCCAATGATTCAATGATTCAATGATTTAAGGTAGAGCGCTTACGATTGAATACTTATACAAGGATGAATAAATGATGTCAGCAAGACTAACCAGCAAAGCACCCACATCAAAACTAGAAAAATTCACTGCTCGCATCAGTCAAACGGTTAATGACAGTGTTATTTTGCAGCCAGTCAGTAATAGCGTGAATTATCTGGCAAAAAAAGCCATATTCCGTGCTTTGACGCATATTCAATTTGGCAGTATTACTATCATTGAAGACTTTGCTGGACCAGCGTCTAAGCCACATCGTTTTGGCAAAACCTCTTCTGATAACATAAGTAGCTCAGCCATCGGTCGTCACCCCTTAGATGTGACGCTGACCATTCATGATAGCCGCGTCTATCGTCAGTTATTATTTGGCGGCTCTATTGCGCTAGCGGACAGCTATATCAATGGCGAATGGGATACGGATGATTTGACGGGTTTGATTCGACTGGCGGCGCGTAATTTGGCAGTGCTTAATCAATTAGAAAGCCGTTTTGCAGGTATTAGTAAAACGTTTGAGCGGGCAAATCATAAGCTGCGCAGCAATGACAAATCGGGTTCAAAGTCCAATATTTTAGCGCATTACGACTTGGGTAATGCCATGTACCAGTGTTTTTTAGATGATACGATGATGTATTCGTCGGCGGTATATAAAAATCCAGAGACGAGCTTAGCGGAGGCGCAGCAGCACAAACTGGCATTGATTTGTGAGCGTCTACAACTCACGGCTGAAGATCATGTGATAGAAATCGGGACTGGTTGGGGCGGTTTTGCCATTTATGCGGCACAGCATTATGGTTGTCAAATAACAACGACGACTATCTCAGACGCACAATACGAAGAGGCTCAGCGCCGTGTCGAATTGGCCGGACTGTCGGATAAAATAACCCTGCTGAAGCAAGACTATCGCACGCTGGCAGGACAGTATGACAAATTGGTCAGTATTGAGATGATTGAGGCGGTCGGACACGAGTATTTGCCGACGTTTTTTGCCAAATGTAATAGCCTGCTGAAGCCAACCGGCTTAATGGTGCTTCAAGCCATTACCTTTAATGATCAAAATTATCAGACCTATATAAAATCTGTTGATTTTATTCAGACGCATATTTTCCCCGGTGGATGTTTGCTGTCCAATCAAGAGCTAAATACGCAATTTACCGAACAGACTGATATGGTCATCAAGCAGTTGCATGATTATGGTTTTGACTACGCTTTTACGCTGCGAGATTGGCGCCGAGCATTTATGTCGCAGCGTGAAGAGGTAAAAGCACTCGGTTATGATGAGGCGTTTATTCGCTTATGGGAGTTTTACTTCTGTTACTGCGAAGGGGGGTTTTTGGAGCGTACGATTGGAGTAGTGCAAGTCACCGCAGTAAAGCCAAACAATATTGATGCATGGCATTCATAGGCTAAATTTTTAGTCCTTATTATAAAAGGATATTACTATGGGTTATATTTATATCTATCTTGCCTCCCTTGTTATATTTTTGGGTATTGATGCCATTTGGCTTAAGACTATGACGGGTCTATTTTATGAAAAGCGTATTGGACATTTGCTTGCCGATGAGCCAAATATCATTGCCGCTGGTGTGTTTTATCTGTTTTATCTGCTGGTACTGTGCATTATTATTCTCTATCCACAAATTAGATCAAATGCGCCACTTCACCATATTTTCTTACTGGGTGCTTTAATAGGGCTGATGGCTTACGGCACTTATGATTTTACCAGCTTAGCATTATACCAAGGCTTTACTCTGGAAACCGCTTTGGTTGATTTTGCTTGGGGCGGTATCTTAACGGGTTCCGTGAGTACTATCGTGGCTTGGCTTGCTTATCGTTTTCATTGGCAAATATAGTCTATTACT
This window of the Psychrobacter arcticus 273-4 genome carries:
- a CDS encoding SAM-dependent methyltransferase — encoded protein: MMSARLTSKAPTSKLEKFTARISQTVNDSVILQPVSNSVNYLAKKAIFRALTHIQFGSITIIEDFAGPASKPHRFGKTSSDNISSSAIGRHPLDVTLTIHDSRVYRQLLFGGSIALADSYINGEWDTDDLTGLIRLAARNLAVLNQLESRFAGISKTFERANHKLRSNDKSGSKSNILAHYDLGNAMYQCFLDDTMMYSSAVYKNPETSLAEAQQHKLALICERLQLTAEDHVIEIGTGWGGFAIYAAQHYGCQITTTTISDAQYEEAQRRVELAGLSDKITLLKQDYRTLAGQYDKLVSIEMIEAVGHEYLPTFFAKCNSLLKPTGLMVLQAITFNDQNYQTYIKSVDFIQTHIFPGGCLLSNQELNTQFTEQTDMVIKQLHDYGFDYAFTLRDWRRAFMSQREEVKALGYDEAFIRLWEFYFCYCEGGFLERTIGVVQVTAVKPNNIDAWHS
- a CDS encoding DUF2177 family protein, producing MGYIYIYLASLVIFLGIDAIWLKTMTGLFYEKRIGHLLADEPNIIAAGVFYLFYLLVLCIIILYPQIRSNAPLHHIFLLGALIGLMAYGTYDFTSLALYQGFTLETALVDFAWGGILTGSVSTIVAWLAYRFHWQI